DNA sequence from the Thermodesulfobacteriota bacterium genome:
AAGTAACCTCCAATTATCGGGGCCACAGCCGGCATAGTTGATGCAACGCCGCTTATAGTTCCCATCGATTTCGCCAGATTCTTTCGGTCAAACACTTGGGTTAGGATTGTTCTGGCAATCGGTGAAGCGCTTCCCATTCCCAGCCCTTCGAGTGATCGCCCCACTATATAAGATGGCAAATCAAAAGCAAGCATCGCTATCAGTGAGCCGATAATGCTTATTATTACTCCGATCAGCAAAGTCGGCCTGCACCCGATTTTTTGACCAATCCCGCCCCAGATTGGTTGAGAGAGAGCAAAAAAGACAAAGAAAATTGTAACCGAGAGCTGAACCCCTTGAGTTGAGCTGTCAAAGACCTCTGAGAGCTTTGGCAGAGCGGGCATAGAGATTTTAATGGACAGCCAGCTTAAAATTATTACCGCAAACGAGAGTCTAAATGCCCACTTTTGCTGATGCTCTGTAAAATTATCGCCCATTATATTTTTCTTTTATTAACTTTTAGCATTACGCAACAAGAAATCTATATATGACTAAGTCTTAGTAGTTTGAATGTCTCCTCGGACATCTTATCATAAAAAATGTTTGATAGGATTATAATCCAGCAAAATAATATTTGAAATTTTTAGTCATACTTATTATCATAGATATTGTTAGATTGACATATCTATACAATCTAAAATATATCTATACATAATCTTCTTCATTGAATCGAATGTTATAAGATTATCTCATGTACAGATATTAAATATCTTTTTGGTTATTAAGGAG
Encoded proteins:
- a CDS encoding MFS transporter, with amino-acid sequence MGDNFTEHQQKWAFRLSFAVIILSWLSIKISMPALPKLSEVFDSSTQGVQLSVTIFFVFFALSQPIWGGIGQKIGCRPTLLIGVIISIIGSLIAMLAFDLPSYIVGRSLEGLGMGSASPIARTILTQVFDRKNLAKSMGTISGVASTMPAVAPIIGGY